The genomic stretch CGTCTCCTGACGGCGAACCCCGGCCCACCACACCGACCCCCCGACGGAACCCACGGACCAGTCATGGAGCGCAGCATGATAGCGACCCGGCGTAGTTCGCCGCCGGCGTCCGGCCCGTCCGGCCCGTCTGGCCCGGCCGACCAGACAGGTCCGGTCGATGCCCGCGGGGCGTCCGAGACCGCGGTGTCAGCAACGGCGCTGGCACCGACGGGTCTGGCACCGGCTCCCGTCCAGGCCCCGGCCGCGCCGGCCGCCGGGACGCTCGCGCCGGAGGGCGCGCCCCCGGCGCAGCGCAGCGGGGGAGCGAGCCTGCCCGGTCGGTACGACCGGCAGCTCGGCCTGCCCGGCTTCGGCCCGGCGGCCCAGGAGCGGCTGCGCGGCGCGACCGTGCTCGTCGCGGGCATCGGCGGCGTCGGCGGGGCGGCGGCGACCTATCTCGCCGCCGCCGGGGTCGGCCGGCTGGTCCTGGTCCACCCGGGCGCGCTGGAGGAGCCCGACCTCAACCGGCAGACCCTGATGCGTCCCGAGTGGATCGGTGGCTCCCGGGTGGCCTGCGCGGAGCAGACCCTGCGCGCGCACCACCCGGGAGTCGAGATCGTCGCGCTCGACCGAGAGCTGTCCCAGCTCCCCGAGCTGGGCCGCCTCGTCGCCGAGGCGGACGTCGTCGTGGACGCCCGGCACAACTTCCCCGACCGCTACCTGCTCAACGACGTCTGCGTGGCGACCCGGACCCCGGCGGTCGTCGCCGCGATGAACGCCACCGAGGGGAACATGCTCGTCGTCCGGCCCGGGTCGCCGTGCCTGCGCTGCGTCTTCGCCGAGGGCGACCCGTCCTGGCAGCCGCTGGGCTTCACCGTCCTCGGCGCCGTGTCCGGGATGGTCGGCTGCCTCGCCGCGACCGAGGCCATAAAGATCATCTCCGGGTTCGGTGAGCCGGCGGCCGGCAGGCTGCTCCAGTTCGACCTCTGGGACCTGGACTTCCAGGTGCTGCGGGCCCGGCGCGACCCGCACTGCCCGACCTGCGGCGGACCGTCCGGCAGCAGCCAGCGGCCCGGCCCCGGGGAGCCACAGTGATCTATCTCGACCACAACGCGACCACACCCGTCGACCCGCGGGTGGTCGAGGTGATGCTCCCGCTGTTCACCGAGCGGTTCGCCAACCCGGCCAGCAAGCACGCCCCCGGCCAGGAGGCGACCCGGATCGTCGAGCGGGCCCGGCGTGAGGTCGCGTCGCTCGCCGGCGCCCGCCCCCGCGAGGTCGTGTTCACCTCCGGGGCGACCGAGGCCGCCAACCTGGCGATCGGCGGGGTCCTCGCCACCGCCGAACCCGGGCGGCGCCGGATCCTCGTCGGGGCCACCGAGCACCCCGCGGTGCTCGGCGCCGCCGACGCCGCGGTGTCGGCCGGCAGCGCGGTGTCGGCAGACAGCGCGACGGCCGCCGAGCGGATCGCCGTCCACCCCGACGGCACCATCGACGTCGACGACCTGCGGCGCCGGCTCGGGCCGGACGTCGCGCTGGTCGCGGTGATGGCCGCGAACAACGAGACCGGGGCCGTGA from Parafrankia discariae encodes the following:
- a CDS encoding HesA/MoeB/ThiF family protein codes for the protein MERSMIATRRSSPPASGPSGPSGPADQTGPVDARGASETAVSATALAPTGLAPAPVQAPAAPAAGTLAPEGAPPAQRSGGASLPGRYDRQLGLPGFGPAAQERLRGATVLVAGIGGVGGAAATYLAAAGVGRLVLVHPGALEEPDLNRQTLMRPEWIGGSRVACAEQTLRAHHPGVEIVALDRELSQLPELGRLVAEADVVVDARHNFPDRYLLNDVCVATRTPAVVAAMNATEGNMLVVRPGSPCLRCVFAEGDPSWQPLGFTVLGAVSGMVGCLAATEAIKIISGFGEPAAGRLLQFDLWDLDFQVLRARRDPHCPTCGGPSGSSQRPGPGEPQ